One genomic segment of Tachyglossus aculeatus isolate mTacAcu1 chromosome 17, mTacAcu1.pri, whole genome shotgun sequence includes these proteins:
- the TP53I13 gene encoding tumor protein p53-inducible protein 13 isoform X4 has translation MAPEGTVRPSFIPLALGLQVPPTVVTRDTGQSYRDQGRGLAFIYHPCAHPWLQLQLTLLARACVPRPVLVPALGLTRERPLALAAWGVVLEMARVEPAQAAQWLWRRKRRALADTLGPRRHPTLARGRRRLCPGEGMQALAMALALQPWRLSGREAVRAPPVSASTERPAPPGARRRPPRDAQEATPSPADPLGEAANVTVVTGAPGPARPTGRRGDALQTEEGEGGSNGSRAQLLGPGTREGCACPEKAPQASQAAQRVRGPTPRTEEAAWAATALTFLLVVLTLGVLCARLHRNVRRGHSLYWEPGPTPDGQDTVAAVLKRRLLPGPGRHKRWRRSRQRPLLPSTPDSDSSDD, from the exons ATGGCCCCCGAGGGGACAGTTAGGCCGTCCTTTATACCCTTGGCTTTGGGTTTGCAG GTGCCCCCAACTGTGGTCACGAGGGACACGGGGCAGAGTTACAGGGACCAG GGCAGAGGCCTCGCCTTCATCTACCACCCTTGTGCCCACCCCTGGCTGCAGCTCCAGCTGACGTTGCTGGCCCGAGCCTGTGTGCCCAGGCCCGTCCTCGTCCCCGCTCTTGGTCTCACCCGTGAGCGG CCCCTGGCCCTGGCAGCCTGGGGGGTTGTGCTGGAGATGGCTCGGGTGGAGCCGGCCCAGGCTGCTCAATGgctgtggaggagaaagaggagagcgcTCGCCGACACCCTCGGCCCCCGCCGCCACCCCACACTGGCCCGGGGCAGGCGGCGTCTTTGCCCGGGAGAGGGCATGCAG GCCCTGGCCATGGCCCTCGCCCTCCAGCCCTGGCGCCTTTCCGGGAGAGAAGCCGTGCGAGCCCCGCCAGTTTCCGCCAGTACGGAGCGGCCCGCTCCCCCCGGGGCGAGGAGGCGGCCACCCCGCGATGCCCAGGAggccaccccctccccggccGATCCCCTGGGGGAGGCAGCAAATGTGACCGTGGTCACGGGAGCCCCCGGGCCGGCCCGACCCACCGGCCGACGGGGTGACGCCCTGCagactgaggagggagagggtggcagCAATGGGTCCAGGGCCCAGCTCCTGGGGCCGGGGACTCGGGAAGGCTGTGCGTGCCCAGAGAAGGCCCCCCAGGCCTCTCAGGCGGCCCAGCGGGTCCGGGGCCCCACCCCCCGCACCGAGGAGGCGGCCTGGGCCGCCACGGCCCTGACGTTCCTGCTCGTGGTGCTCACGCTGGGCGTGCTCTGCGCGCGCCTGCACCGCAACGTCCGCCGGGGACACAGTCTCTACTGGGAACCGGGCCCGACCCCGGACGGCCAGGACACCGTGGCCG CGGTGCTGAAACGGCGGCTGCTCCCCGGCCCTGGGCGGCACAAGCGGTGGCGGCGCTCCCGCCAGAGACCCCTCCTGCCCTCTACGCCGGACAGCGACAGCTCCGACGACTGA
- the TP53I13 gene encoding tumor protein p53-inducible protein 13 isoform X3, translating to MAPEGTVRPSFIPLALGLQVSFELDKVPQCPGEPWPLPREVPPTVVTRDTGQSYRDQGRGLAFIYHPCAHPWLQLQLTLLARACVPRPVLVPALGLTRERPLALAAWGVVLEMARVEPAQAAQWLWRRKRRALADTLGPRRHPTLARGRRRLCPGEGMQALAMALALQPWRLSGREAVRAPPVSASTERPAPPGARRRPPRDAQEATPSPADPLGEAANVTVVTGAPGPARPTGRRGDALQTEEGEGGSNGSRAQLLGPGTREGCACPEKAPQASQAAQRVRGPTPRTEEAAWAATALTFLLVVLTLGVLCARLHRNVRRGHSLYWEPGPTPDGQDTVAAVLKRRLLPGPGRHKRWRRSRQRPLLPSTPDSDSSDD from the exons ATGGCCCCCGAGGGGACAGTTAGGCCGTCCTTTATACCCTTGGCTTTGGGTTTGCAGGTCAGTTTCGAGCTGGATAAAGTCCCCCAGTGCCCGGGAGAGCCGTGGCCTCTGCCCCGGGAG GTGCCCCCAACTGTGGTCACGAGGGACACGGGGCAGAGTTACAGGGACCAG GGCAGAGGCCTCGCCTTCATCTACCACCCTTGTGCCCACCCCTGGCTGCAGCTCCAGCTGACGTTGCTGGCCCGAGCCTGTGTGCCCAGGCCCGTCCTCGTCCCCGCTCTTGGTCTCACCCGTGAGCGG CCCCTGGCCCTGGCAGCCTGGGGGGTTGTGCTGGAGATGGCTCGGGTGGAGCCGGCCCAGGCTGCTCAATGgctgtggaggagaaagaggagagcgcTCGCCGACACCCTCGGCCCCCGCCGCCACCCCACACTGGCCCGGGGCAGGCGGCGTCTTTGCCCGGGAGAGGGCATGCAG GCCCTGGCCATGGCCCTCGCCCTCCAGCCCTGGCGCCTTTCCGGGAGAGAAGCCGTGCGAGCCCCGCCAGTTTCCGCCAGTACGGAGCGGCCCGCTCCCCCCGGGGCGAGGAGGCGGCCACCCCGCGATGCCCAGGAggccaccccctccccggccGATCCCCTGGGGGAGGCAGCAAATGTGACCGTGGTCACGGGAGCCCCCGGGCCGGCCCGACCCACCGGCCGACGGGGTGACGCCCTGCagactgaggagggagagggtggcagCAATGGGTCCAGGGCCCAGCTCCTGGGGCCGGGGACTCGGGAAGGCTGTGCGTGCCCAGAGAAGGCCCCCCAGGCCTCTCAGGCGGCCCAGCGGGTCCGGGGCCCCACCCCCCGCACCGAGGAGGCGGCCTGGGCCGCCACGGCCCTGACGTTCCTGCTCGTGGTGCTCACGCTGGGCGTGCTCTGCGCGCGCCTGCACCGCAACGTCCGCCGGGGACACAGTCTCTACTGGGAACCGGGCCCGACCCCGGACGGCCAGGACACCGTGGCCG CGGTGCTGAAACGGCGGCTGCTCCCCGGCCCTGGGCGGCACAAGCGGTGGCGGCGCTCCCGCCAGAGACCCCTCCTGCCCTCTACGCCGGACAGCGACAGCTCCGACGACTGA
- the TP53I13 gene encoding tumor protein p53-inducible protein 13 isoform X2, which yields MARVEPAQAAQWLWRRKRRALADTLGPRRHPTLARGRRRLCPGEGMQALAMALALQPWRLSGREAVRAPPVSASTERPAPPGARRRPPRDAQEATPSPADPLGEAANVTVVTGAPGPARPTGRRGDALQTEEGEGGSNGSRAQLLGPGTREGCACPEKAPQASQAAQRVRGPTPRTEEAAWAATALTFLLVVLTLGVLCARLHRNVRRGHSLYWEPGPTPDGQDTVAAVLKRRLLPGPGRHKRWRRSRQRPLLPSTPDSDSSDD from the exons ATGGCTCGGGTGGAGCCGGCCCAGGCTGCTCAATGgctgtggaggagaaagaggagagcgcTCGCCGACACCCTCGGCCCCCGCCGCCACCCCACACTGGCCCGGGGCAGGCGGCGTCTTTGCCCGGGAGAGGGCATGCAG GCCCTGGCCATGGCCCTCGCCCTCCAGCCCTGGCGCCTTTCCGGGAGAGAAGCCGTGCGAGCCCCGCCAGTTTCCGCCAGTACGGAGCGGCCCGCTCCCCCCGGGGCGAGGAGGCGGCCACCCCGCGATGCCCAGGAggccaccccctccccggccGATCCCCTGGGGGAGGCAGCAAATGTGACCGTGGTCACGGGAGCCCCCGGGCCGGCCCGACCCACCGGCCGACGGGGTGACGCCCTGCagactgaggagggagagggtggcagCAATGGGTCCAGGGCCCAGCTCCTGGGGCCGGGGACTCGGGAAGGCTGTGCGTGCCCAGAGAAGGCCCCCCAGGCCTCTCAGGCGGCCCAGCGGGTCCGGGGCCCCACCCCCCGCACCGAGGAGGCGGCCTGGGCCGCCACGGCCCTGACGTTCCTGCTCGTGGTGCTCACGCTGGGCGTGCTCTGCGCGCGCCTGCACCGCAACGTCCGCCGGGGACACAGTCTCTACTGGGAACCGGGCCCGACCCCGGACGGCCAGGACACCGTGGCCG CGGTGCTGAAACGGCGGCTGCTCCCCGGCCCTGGGCGGCACAAGCGGTGGCGGCGCTCCCGCCAGAGACCCCTCCTGCCCTCTACGCCGGACAGCGACAGCTCCGACGACTGA
- the GIT1 gene encoding ARF GTPase-activating protein GIT1, protein MARKVPRAEVCADCSAPDPGWASINRGVLVCDECCSVHRSLGRHISIVKHLRHSPWPPTLLQMVHTLASNGANSIWEHSLLDPAQVQSGRRKANPQDKVHPTKSEFIRAKYQMLAFVHKLPCRDDDGVTAKDLSKQLHSSVRTGNLETCLRLLSLGAQANFFHPEKGTTPLHVAAKAGQTLQAELLVVYGADPGAPDVNGRTPIDYARQAGHHDLADRLVECQYELTDRLAFYLCGRKPDHKNGHYIIPQMADSLDLSELAKAAKKKLQALSNRLFEELAMDVYDEVDRRENDAVWLATQNHSTLVTERSAVPFLPVNPEYSATRNQGRQKLARFNAREFATLIIDILSEAKRRQQGKSLGSPTDNLDFSLRSQSDPDDQHDYDSVASDEDTDQEPLRSANAGRNNRARSMDSSDLSDGAVTLQEYLELKKALAASEAKVQQLLKVNSSLSDELRRLQREIHKLQAENSQIRQQTGPAPPAPGPGDRTDHGHLSVGAHRRDRQAFSMYEPGTALKPFGAQPGDELATRLQPFHGSELEDDAMYSVHIPPSLYRIRKGVSASAGPFPPSSPLLSCPSDGGRHMSKLSRHGSGTDSDYDNTQSGDPLFGLEGKRFLDLGKDEDFHAELDGPEGELDPGLPSTEDVILKTEQVTKNIQELLRAAQEFKHDSFVPCSEKIHVAVTEMASLFPKRPALEPVRSSLRLLNASAYRLQSECRKTAPPEPGAPVDFQLLTQQVIQCAYDIAKAAKQLVTITTREKKQ, encoded by the exons ACCCCGGCTGGGCCTCCATCAACCGGGGCGTGTTGGTCTGCGACGAATGCTGCAGCGTCCACCGCAGCTTGGGCCGCCACATCTCCATCGTCAAGCACTTGCGCCACAGCCCCTGGCCCCCCACCCTGCTGCAG aTGGTCCACACGCTCGCCAGCAATGGGGCCAACTCCATCTGGGAACACTCGCTGCTGGACCCCGCCCAGGTGCAGAGTGGCCGGCGAAAGGCCAATCCCCAGGACAAAGTCCA ccccaccaagtCAGAGTTCATCCGGGCCAAGTATCAGATGCTGGCGTTTGTGCACAAGCTGCCCTGCAGGGATGATGACGGGGTCACCGCCAAGGACCTCAGCAAG CAACTTCATTCTAGCGTGCGGACGGGCAACCTGGAGACCTGCCTCCGGCTGTTATCCCTGGGCGCCCAGGCCAATTTCTTCCACCCGGAGAAGGGCACCACGCCCTTGCACGTGGCAGCCAAGGCTGGGCAGACCCTGCAGGCCGAGCTGCTGGTGGTGTACGGGGCCGACCCTGGCGCCCCAGACGTCAACGGGCGCACCCCCATTGACTATGCCAG GCAGGCCGGGCACCACGACCTCGCTGACCGGCTGGTGGAGTGCCAGTATGAGCTGACCGACCGGCTGGCTTTCTACCTCTGTGGACGCAAGCCAG ACCACAAGAATGGCCATTACATCATCCCCCAGATGGCTGACAG CCTGGACCTGTCAGAGTTGGCCAAGGCAGCCAAGAAGAAGCTGCAAGcg ctcaGCAACCGGCTGTTTGAGGAACTGGCCATGGACGTCTATGACGAAGTGGACCGGCGAGAGAACGATGCTG TGTGGCTGGCAACACAGAACCACAGCACCCTGGTGACGGAGCGCAGTGCTGTGCCCTTCCTGCCCGTCAACCCGGAGTACTCGGCCACACGCAACCAG GGGCGACAGAAACTAGCTCGCTTCAACGCCCGTGAGTTCGCCACCCTGATCATTGATATCCTCAGCGAGGCCAAGCGGAGGCAGCAGGGCAAGAGCCTGGGTAGCCCAACAG ATAACCTCGACTTCTCACTGCGGAGCCAGAGCGACCCCGACGACCAGCACGACTACGACAGCGTGGCGTCCGACGAGGACACGGATCAGGAGCCGCTACGCAGCGCCAACGCCGGCCGCAACAACCGGGCCCGA AGCATGGACTCGTCGGACCTGTCGGACGGGGCGGTCACCCTGCAGGAGTACCTGGAGCTCAAGAAGGCCCTGGCTGCCTCTGAAGCCAAAGTGCAGCAGCTCCTCAAGGTCAACAGCAGCTTGAGCGACGAGCTGCGGCGGCTGCAGCGGGAG ATCCACAAGCTGCAGGCGGAGAACTCGCAGATCCGCCAGCAGACGGGCccggcgcccccggcccccgggcccggcgACCGGACCGACCACGGCCACCTGAGCGTGGGTGCCCACCGCCGGGACCGCCAGGCGTTCTCCATGTATGAGCCGGGCACCGCCCTCAAGCCCTTCGGCGCCCAGCCTGGGGACGAGCTAGCCACCCGGCTCCAGCCCTTCCACGGCAGT GAACTGGAAGATGACGCCATGTACTCTGTCCACATCCCCCCGAGCCTGTACCGG ATCCGGAAGGGAGTCTCTGCCTCAGCCGGGCCGttcccgccctcctccccgctGCTTTCCTGCCCGTCGGATGGGGGCCGCCACATG AGCAAGCTGTCCCGGCACGGCAGCGGCACCGACAGCGACTACGACAACACCCAGAGCGGAGACCCGCTGTTTGG CCTGGAGGGGAAACGCTTCCTGGACCTGGGCAAGGATGAGGACTTCCACGCTGAGCTGGACGGCCCGGAAGGGGAGCTGGACCCCGGGCTGCCCAGCACGGAAGATGTGATCCTGAAGACGGAGCAGGTCACCAAGAACATCCAGGAGCTTCTACGCGCCGCCCAGGAATTCAAGCACGACAG CTTTGTGCCATGTTCAGAGAAGATCCATGTGGCGGTGACAGAAATGGCCTCTCTCTTTCCAAAG AGGCCGGCCCTGGAGCCCGTGCGCAGCTCCCTGCGCCTGCTGAACGCCAGCGCCTACCGGCTGCAGAGCGAGTGCCGCAAGACGGCGCCCCCCGAGCCGGGGGCCCCCGTGGACTTTCAGCTGCTCACTCAGCAGGTGATCCAGTGTGCCTACGACATCGCCAAGGCTGCCAAGCAGCTGGTCACCATCACCACTCGGGAAAAGAAGCAGTGA